A window of Novosphingobium terrae contains these coding sequences:
- a CDS encoding Rieske (2Fe-2S) protein, whose translation MSEETRLFATPAGISLGALDTIEDGKARNVVIQLRAGRFHGFIVRQGGEAFGYVDRCPHAGLPLTQVLDDYLTPDGTMIACQWHGALFRITDGLCMGGPCAGQSLSAWPVAVQDGMLVTAA comes from the coding sequence GTGAGCGAGGAAACACGTCTTTTCGCGACACCGGCGGGGATCAGCCTCGGTGCGCTTGACACCATTGAGGACGGGAAAGCCCGCAATGTGGTGATCCAGCTGAGGGCGGGCCGGTTTCACGGCTTTATCGTGCGGCAGGGCGGCGAGGCCTTCGGCTATGTCGACCGCTGCCCGCATGCCGGGCTGCCGCTGACTCAGGTGCTGGACGATTATCTGACGCCCGATGGCACGATGATCGCCTGCCAGTGGCATGGCGCCTTGTTCCGGATCACGGATGGGCTGTGCATGGGCGGGCCCTGCGCCGGCCAGTCCCTGAGCGCATGGCCTGTTGCCGTGCAGGACGGCATGCTGGTCACGGCTGCGTGA
- a CDS encoding formimidoylglutamate deiminase: MPHSASLHFDLALLPDGWASDVRIDIADGLIARLERGASPTAAAQRHSIALPGLPNLHSHAFQRGMAGLAETRGPSGDSFWTWREVMYRFLARMGPDEMQAIAALAYMEMLEAGFTRVGEFHYLHHAPDGRAYADPAEMSARLAAAAQDTGLGLTLLPVFYAHAGFGGQAPGEGQRRFLCSPDQYAVLHEAARGAVAPLGDAVVGIAPHSLRAVTPKELGHLLPLAGEAPIHIHIAEQQREVEDCLSWSGQRPVAWLLDHMPVDRRWCLVHATHMTLNETHHMAQTGAIAGLCPITEANLGDGLFPMEDYLAAGGHYGIGSDSNVRIDATEELRLLEYGQRLSRQGRNLLAREAGASTGAALYNASLRGGGQALGVEAGLAVGLSADIVSLKGDHPSLTARSGDALLDGLIFSAGREAVDCVWRRGRMVVADGRHVQRDTITASYRSTLAKLLA; the protein is encoded by the coding sequence ATGCCGCACAGCGCCTCCCTCCATTTCGACCTTGCGCTGCTGCCCGATGGCTGGGCCAGCGATGTGCGGATCGACATCGCGGATGGCCTGATCGCGCGGCTGGAACGCGGTGCCAGCCCCACGGCGGCAGCGCAGCGCCACAGCATCGCCCTGCCCGGCCTGCCCAATCTGCATTCCCATGCTTTTCAGCGCGGCATGGCCGGTCTGGCCGAAACGCGCGGCCCCAGCGGTGACAGCTTCTGGACCTGGCGCGAGGTGATGTACCGCTTCCTCGCCAGAATGGGCCCCGATGAGATGCAGGCCATCGCCGCCCTGGCCTATATGGAGATGCTGGAGGCCGGTTTTACCCGCGTCGGCGAGTTCCATTATCTGCACCATGCCCCCGATGGCCGTGCCTATGCCGACCCGGCCGAAATGAGCGCAAGGCTGGCCGCCGCCGCTCAGGACACCGGTCTGGGGCTGACCTTGTTGCCGGTGTTCTATGCCCATGCCGGTTTCGGCGGGCAGGCCCCCGGCGAGGGGCAGCGCCGCTTCCTTTGCTCGCCCGATCAATATGCCGTGCTGCATGAGGCGGCACGCGGTGCGGTGGCGCCGCTGGGCGATGCGGTGGTGGGCATCGCCCCGCATTCGCTGCGCGCCGTCACGCCCAAGGAGCTGGGCCATCTGCTGCCGCTGGCGGGCGAAGCGCCGATCCATATCCATATCGCCGAACAGCAGCGCGAGGTGGAGGATTGCCTGAGCTGGAGCGGCCAGCGCCCCGTCGCATGGCTGCTTGACCATATGCCGGTTGATCGGCGCTGGTGTCTGGTCCACGCTACGCATATGACTCTGAACGAGACGCACCACATGGCGCAAACCGGCGCCATTGCAGGCCTTTGCCCGATCACCGAAGCCAATCTGGGCGATGGCCTGTTCCCGATGGAAGACTATCTTGCCGCCGGGGGCCACTATGGGATCGGTTCGGATTCCAACGTCAGGATCGATGCGACCGAGGAGCTGCGCCTGCTGGAATATGGCCAGCGCCTGAGCCGACAGGGCCGCAATCTGCTGGCCCGTGAGGCCGGCGCCTCGACGGGGGCCGCGCTCTATAACGCCTCGCTGCGGGGCGGCGGGCAGGCGCTTGGGGTGGAGGCCGGTCTGGCGGTCGGGCTCAGCGCCGACATCGTGAGCCTGAAGGGCGACCATCCCTCGCTTACCGCGCGATCGGGCGATGCGCTGCTTGACGGGCTGATCTTTTCCGCCGGGCGCGAGGCGGTCGATTGCGTCTGGCGCCGGGGCCGCATGGTGGTGGCCGATGGCCGCCATGTGCAGCGGGACACCATCACCGCAAGCTACCGCAGCACGCTGGCCAAGCTGCTGGCATGA
- the hutH gene encoding histidine ammonia-lyase produces MNEIVLTPGDVPLADWRAIYRGAPARLDPASAPAIAASAAAIARILAKGVPVYGINTGFGKLASVKIADDELATLQRNIVLSHAAGTGAPSPVPVVRLMMALKLASLGQGASGVRPETVALLDAMLARGLTPVVPSQGSVGASGDLAPLSHMTATMIGVGEIEIEGVVLPAVEALAKAGLAPVELGPKEGLALLNGTQFSTANALAGLFEAEVLFQSALVTGALSTEAAKGTDAPFDPRIHRLRRHPGQVAVGEALRSLMAGSAIRASHREDDPRVQDPYCLRCQPQVMGAALDVLRQAATTLTTEANGVSDNPLIFPETDEALSGGNFHAEPVAFAADMIAMAICEIGSIAERRVAMLVDPALSGLPAFLTPRPGLNSGFMIPQVTAAALVSENKQRAYPASVDSIPTSANQEDHVSMAAHGARRLMEMAANATAVLGIELLAACQGVDFHAPLTSSTALEAVRAATRHEIPALEDDRHFYPDMEAANRLIRSGAIVAAAALPLPGISTPDLSMDAGA; encoded by the coding sequence ATGAACGAGATCGTCCTCACCCCCGGCGATGTGCCGCTGGCGGACTGGCGTGCCATCTATCGCGGCGCGCCCGCGCGGCTCGATCCGGCCAGCGCCCCGGCGATTGCGGCCAGCGCGGCGGCCATTGCGCGCATTCTGGCCAAGGGCGTGCCCGTCTATGGCATCAACACCGGCTTCGGCAAGCTGGCCAGCGTGAAGATCGCCGATGACGAGCTGGCCACGCTTCAGCGCAACATCGTGCTCAGCCATGCGGCGGGCACGGGCGCGCCCAGCCCGGTGCCGGTGGTGCGGCTGATGATGGCGCTGAAACTGGCCAGTCTGGGGCAGGGCGCCAGCGGCGTTCGGCCCGAGACGGTGGCGCTGCTCGATGCCATGCTGGCGCGCGGGTTGACGCCCGTGGTGCCTTCGCAGGGTTCGGTGGGGGCCAGCGGCGATCTGGCGCCGCTCTCGCATATGACCGCGACGATGATCGGCGTGGGCGAGATCGAGATTGAAGGCGTGGTGCTGCCCGCCGTGGAGGCTCTGGCCAAGGCCGGTCTGGCGCCTGTCGAGCTGGGGCCCAAGGAAGGTCTGGCGCTGCTCAACGGCACGCAATTCTCCACCGCCAATGCGCTGGCCGGGCTCTTCGAGGCCGAGGTGCTGTTCCAGTCGGCGCTGGTCACCGGCGCGCTCTCGACCGAGGCGGCCAAGGGCACCGATGCGCCCTTCGATCCGCGCATCCATCGGCTGCGCCGCCATCCCGGGCAGGTCGCGGTGGGTGAGGCGCTGCGCAGCCTGATGGCGGGCTCGGCCATCCGCGCCTCGCATCGCGAGGATGATCCGCGCGTGCAGGACCCCTATTGCCTGCGTTGCCAGCCTCAGGTGATGGGCGCCGCGCTCGATGTGCTGCGTCAGGCGGCCACCACGCTGACCACCGAGGCCAATGGCGTCTCCGACAACCCGCTGATCTTCCCCGAGACCGACGAGGCGCTCTCCGGCGGCAATTTCCATGCCGAGCCGGTGGCCTTCGCCGCAGATATGATCGCCATGGCCATCTGCGAGATCGGCTCCATCGCCGAGCGCCGCGTGGCGATGCTGGTCGATCCGGCGCTGTCGGGCCTGCCCGCTTTCCTCACGCCGCGCCCCGGTCTCAACTCGGGCTTCATGATCCCGCAGGTCACCGCCGCCGCGCTGGTGAGCGAGAACAAGCAGCGCGCCTATCCGGCCAGCGTCGATTCCATCCCCACCAGCGCCAATCAGGAGGACCATGTCTCCATGGCCGCTCATGGCGCGCGCCGCCTGATGGAGATGGCCGCCAATGCCACCGCCGTGCTGGGCATCGAGCTGCTGGCCGCCTGTCAGGGGGTGGACTTTCACGCCCCGCTGACCTCCAGCACCGCGCTGGAGGCCGTGCGCGCCGCCACCCGCCATGAGATCCCCGCGCTGGAGGATGACCGCCATTTCTATCCCGATATGGAAGCGGCCAATCGCCTGATCCGCTCGGGCGCGATTGTGGCGGCGGCGGCGCTGCCTCTGCCGGGCATCTCAACGCCGGACCTTTCAATGGACGCAGGTGCATGA
- the hutC gene encoding histidine utilization repressor encodes MNIALHERIRAGIEAEIISGTLSPGDRLPFEHELMDIHGCSRMTVNKALSALATAGLIERRKRAGSFVARPKVHAMVLDIPDLAAEIIGKGQSYAYRLLSRKIKAPASMEERALAGSGRVLTLEGLHLADGTPLALERRLVALAAAPDMADADFTVEPPGSWLLHHVPWTEAENRISAIGATPHEAEHLGVEAGTACLALERRTWRGEEHITHVRQLFIGAAYDLVARFGPKGN; translated from the coding sequence ATGAACATCGCGCTGCATGAACGCATCCGGGCCGGGATCGAGGCCGAGATCATCTCGGGCACGCTGAGCCCGGGTGACCGCCTGCCTTTCGAGCATGAGCTGATGGACATCCACGGCTGTTCGCGCATGACGGTGAACAAGGCGCTGAGCGCTCTGGCCACCGCCGGGCTGATCGAGCGCCGCAAGCGTGCCGGGTCCTTCGTCGCCCGGCCCAAAGTGCATGCGATGGTGCTCGACATTCCCGATCTGGCCGCCGAAATCATCGGCAAGGGCCAGAGCTATGCCTATCGCCTGCTCTCCCGCAAGATCAAGGCGCCTGCCAGCATGGAGGAACGGGCTCTGGCGGGCAGCGGCAGGGTGCTGACGCTGGAAGGGCTGCATCTGGCCGATGGCACGCCGCTGGCGCTGGAGCGCCGCCTTGTGGCGCTGGCCGCCGCGCCGGATATGGCCGATGCCGATTTCACGGTGGAGCCTCCGGGCAGCTGGCTGCTGCATCATGTGCCCTGGACCGAGGCGGAAAACCGGATCTCCGCCATCGGCGCCACACCGCATGAGGCCGAGCATCTGGGCGTGGAAGCAGGCACCGCCTGTCTGGCGCTGGAGCGGCGCACCTGGCGCGGCGAGGAGCATATCACCCATGTCCGCCAGTTGTTTATCGGCGCGGCCTATGATCTGGTCGCGCGCTTCGGCCCCAAGGGCAACTGA
- the hutI gene encoding imidazolonepropionase, translating to MQCDTLWTDVRLATMAAPSHGKDKDKGEGVAVIERGMLAARDGMILFAGPQDDAPAFAPGRQIKGEGRLITPGLIDCHTHLVHGGSRAGEWQARLAGASYEEIARAGGGIVSTMNATRQASEDELVASALTRLDALIAEGVTSIEIKSGYGLSLEAERRMLRAARQLARQRRITVRTTFLGAHALPPEFSGHADGYIDLVADVMIPALAEEGLIDAVDAFCEGIGFTLAQTERVFTAAKRHGLPVKLHAEQLSNLHGAQMAAGYGALSADHLEHLDAAGVAAMAASGTVATLLPGAFYFTRETVLPPVDLLRAAGVPIALATDCNPGTSPLTSLLLTMNMGATLFRLTVEECLAGVTINAARALGLAGETGSLEPGKRCDLAIWDVEHPAELVYRMGFNPLHARIWSGS from the coding sequence ATGCAGTGCGATACGCTCTGGACCGATGTCCGACTCGCGACGATGGCAGCCCCCTCGCATGGTAAGGACAAGGACAAGGGCGAGGGCGTGGCCGTGATCGAACGCGGCATGCTGGCGGCGCGCGATGGCATGATCCTTTTTGCGGGGCCGCAGGATGATGCCCCGGCCTTTGCGCCAGGCCGCCAGATCAAGGGCGAGGGGCGGCTGATCACCCCCGGCCTGATCGATTGCCACACCCATCTGGTCCATGGCGGCAGCCGGGCGGGCGAATGGCAGGCGCGTCTGGCCGGTGCCAGCTATGAGGAGATCGCCCGCGCCGGCGGCGGCATCGTCTCCACCATGAATGCCACGCGGCAGGCCAGCGAGGATGAGCTGGTCGCCTCGGCCCTGACCCGCCTCGATGCCCTGATCGCCGAGGGCGTGACGAGCATCGAGATCAAATCGGGCTACGGCCTTTCGCTGGAGGCGGAACGGCGGATGCTGCGCGCCGCGCGGCAACTGGCGCGGCAGCGCAGGATCACGGTTCGCACCACCTTTCTGGGCGCCCATGCCCTGCCACCCGAATTCTCCGGCCATGCCGATGGCTATATCGATCTGGTCGCCGATGTGATGATCCCCGCACTGGCCGAGGAAGGGCTGATCGATGCGGTGGATGCCTTTTGCGAGGGCATCGGCTTCACCCTTGCCCAGACCGAGCGCGTCTTCACCGCCGCCAAGCGCCATGGCCTGCCCGTAAAACTCCATGCCGAGCAGCTTTCCAACCTGCATGGCGCGCAGATGGCTGCCGGTTATGGCGCGCTGTCCGCCGATCATCTCGAACATCTCGATGCGGCGGGCGTCGCGGCCATGGCGGCCAGCGGCACCGTCGCCACGCTGCTGCCCGGCGCTTTCTATTTTACGCGCGAAACCGTGCTGCCGCCTGTCGATCTGCTGCGCGCCGCCGGTGTGCCCATCGCGCTGGCGACGGACTGCAATCCCGGCACCTCGCCGCTCACCTCGCTGCTGCTGACCATGAACATGGGCGCCACGCTGTTTCGCCTGACCGTGGAGGAATGCCTCGCGGGTGTCACCATCAACGCGGCGCGCGCGCTGGGGCTGGCCGGAGAGACCGGCTCGCTGGAGCCCGGCAAGCGCTGCGACCTTGCCATCTGGGATGTCGAACATCCCGCCGAACTTGTCTATCGCATGGGGTTCAACCCGCTCCATGCCCGTATCTGGAGTGGATCATGA
- the maiA gene encoding maleylacetoacetate isomerase, with the protein MLTLYGYWRSGTSYRTRIALNIKGVAYTQLPVNLRAGEQRHAAFEQLNPQRLVPALRLEDAVLTQSPAILEWLEECHPQPPLLPADPEGRAHVRAMAAAIGCDIHPLNNLRVLEALRTDFTATPDQEQRWIARWIGEGFTAVEAMIAQHGKGFAYGDRPTLADCYLVPQLYSAERFGVDCSAWPRLVAAAEAARALQPFADAHPDNQPDAVRP; encoded by the coding sequence ATGCTGACTCTTTATGGCTATTGGCGTTCGGGCACATCCTATCGCACCAGGATCGCGCTCAACATCAAGGGGGTGGCGTACACCCAGCTGCCGGTGAATCTGCGCGCGGGCGAACAGAGGCATGCCGCTTTCGAGCAGCTCAATCCCCAAAGGCTGGTGCCCGCCCTCAGGCTGGAGGACGCCGTGCTGACCCAGAGCCCGGCCATCCTCGAATGGCTTGAGGAGTGCCATCCCCAGCCCCCGCTGCTGCCCGCCGATCCGGAAGGCCGCGCCCATGTGCGCGCCATGGCCGCGGCGATCGGCTGCGATATCCATCCGCTCAACAATCTGCGCGTGCTGGAGGCGTTGCGCACCGATTTCACGGCCACACCCGATCAGGAGCAGCGCTGGATCGCCCGCTGGATCGGCGAGGGTTTCACCGCCGTGGAGGCGATGATCGCGCAGCATGGCAAAGGCTTCGCCTATGGCGATCGCCCCACGCTGGCCGATTGCTATCTGGTGCCCCAACTCTATTCCGCCGAGCGGTTCGGGGTCGATTGCAGCGCCTGGCCCCGGCTTGTGGCTGCCGCCGAAGCGGCGCGCGCGCTCCAGCCCTTTGCCGATGCCCATCCCGACAATCAGCCCGATGCGGTGCGCCCGTGA